Proteins encoded within one genomic window of Citricoccus muralis:
- a CDS encoding amino acid ABC transporter permease — translation MAEAFLAVIIGLPMTLLVTALAFTTGAILGFPIMLGMRSRFVVVRLVIRLMVDIIRAVPPIVWLFLIYFGVQIGSIRLDSLTAAVIGLGLIASAYLAEVYRGGYSTLPKGQTEASLALGLTPTTTFLRIQTPQAIRTVLPSMSTFLLALVKDSSIASTIGVMDLVFRASQFARQNPDIPGIAPFLVAAAVYLIISIPIAIFARRLDAKLKGAG, via the coding sequence ATGGCCGAGGCATTCCTGGCCGTCATCATCGGCCTCCCCATGACTCTGTTGGTCACGGCCCTGGCCTTCACCACGGGGGCGATCCTCGGATTCCCGATTATGTTGGGAATGCGCTCGCGGTTCGTCGTCGTGCGTCTGGTGATCCGCTTGATGGTCGACATCATTCGGGCTGTGCCGCCCATCGTCTGGCTGTTCCTGATCTACTTCGGCGTGCAGATCGGCAGCATCCGGCTGGACTCGCTGACCGCCGCGGTGATCGGTCTGGGCCTGATCGCCAGCGCTTACCTTGCGGAAGTGTACCGGGGCGGTTACAGCACGCTGCCGAAGGGTCAAACCGAGGCGTCCCTGGCGCTGGGGCTGACTCCGACGACGACGTTCCTGCGCATCCAGACCCCACAAGCGATCAGAACCGTGCTGCCCTCGATGAGCACCTTCCTGCTGGCGCTCGTGAAGGACTCTTCCATCGCCTCGACCATCGGGGTGATGGACCTGGTGTTCCGCGCCTCGCAGTTCGCCCGGCAGAATCCAGACATTCCCGGCATCGCCCCGTTCCTGGTGGCGGCAGCGGTGTACCTGATTATCAGCATCCCGATCGCGATCTTCGCTCGAAGACTGGACGCCAAGCTGAAAGGAGCCGGCTGA
- a CDS encoding amino acid ABC transporter ATP-binding protein — MGESILTTSLNITRAGVEVRNLSKSFGSHLVLDDISMTVAPGSVTALIGPSGSGKSTLLRCINLLETPDRGSITVGSQTIDADQRIRDVDLLKLRRQVGMVFQSFNLFPHFSVLRNITFPQEKILGRSREEAEERALTLLGRVGLKDKANHHPTQCSGGQQQRIAIVRALALNPQAMLFDEPTSALDPEIGLEVLAVMRDLAETGMTMIVVTHEMQFARDVGDHLVVMADGGIIEEGNPEEIMSDPREERTRRFLNAVLER; from the coding sequence GTGGGCGAATCAATTCTCACCACCTCCCTCAACATCACGCGTGCTGGCGTTGAAGTCAGGAACCTCTCGAAGAGCTTCGGGTCCCACCTGGTGCTGGACGATATCTCAATGACGGTGGCTCCAGGCAGCGTGACAGCACTCATCGGTCCCTCCGGATCCGGAAAGAGCACGCTGCTGCGCTGCATCAACCTGTTGGAGACACCCGATCGTGGCTCCATCACCGTGGGATCGCAGACCATCGACGCCGATCAGCGGATCCGTGACGTAGACCTGCTGAAGCTGCGGCGTCAGGTGGGCATGGTCTTCCAGTCCTTCAACCTGTTCCCGCACTTCTCCGTGCTGCGCAACATCACCTTTCCCCAGGAGAAGATTCTGGGCCGCAGCCGAGAAGAAGCCGAAGAGCGGGCATTGACGCTGCTGGGTCGCGTCGGTTTGAAGGACAAGGCGAACCACCATCCCACCCAGTGCTCGGGAGGCCAGCAGCAGCGCATCGCCATCGTGCGGGCGCTAGCGCTGAACCCGCAGGCGATGCTCTTCGATGAGCCCACTTCGGCCCTGGATCCGGAGATCGGTCTGGAAGTTCTCGCCGTGATGCGGGACCTGGCCGAGACCGGCATGACGATGATCGTGGTCACCCACGAGATGCAGTTCGCCCGCGATGTCGGCGACCACCTGGTGGTGATGGCCGACGGCGGCATCATCGAAGAGGGCAACCCCGAGGAGATCATGTCCGATCCGCGCGAAGAGCGCACCCGGCGTTTCCTCAATGCCGTATTGGAGCGCTGA
- a CDS encoding substrate-binding periplasmic protein: MLTKNISSGIYITSTVGIASLILVGCSASVDSTEAASDCTPATEGLTTINAGTLTVGVPENLPYTKDEGSDADGFEIDLLRAMAEEECLSLQFEVITYANGIPMITAQRSVDMISGGWYITPERAQQVDFTSPTFYDSMAIISEEGATTVDELEEMSAVGSVAGFSWEGDMSGVLGSTMKTYPSTIETRQDLISGRLEAALDGYAVATVAYGDTDYTVEIAEPDDRIAITTDQPQIGFPVSKDNPELTAALSSLIDQYREDGTLARILADWDLPEDLVVPADVAEQTNNG, translated from the coding sequence ATGTTGACCAAGAACATTTCTTCCGGCATCTATATCACCTCCACCGTGGGCATCGCCTCGTTGATCCTGGTGGGCTGCTCGGCCAGTGTCGACTCGACGGAGGCCGCCTCCGACTGCACGCCAGCCACTGAGGGCCTGACCACCATCAACGCGGGCACCCTCACCGTGGGCGTGCCCGAAAACCTGCCCTACACGAAGGACGAGGGCAGCGACGCCGACGGGTTCGAGATCGACTTGCTCCGGGCCATGGCCGAGGAGGAGTGTCTGAGTCTGCAGTTCGAAGTCATCACCTACGCTAACGGGATTCCGATGATCACCGCTCAGCGTAGCGTCGACATGATCAGCGGCGGCTGGTACATCACCCCCGAGCGGGCCCAGCAAGTGGACTTCACCTCCCCTACGTTCTACGACTCCATGGCGATCATCTCGGAAGAGGGCGCCACCACAGTGGACGAGCTCGAAGAGATGAGCGCCGTGGGCAGCGTGGCCGGCTTCTCCTGGGAGGGCGACATGAGCGGGGTGCTCGGCAGCACGATGAAGACCTACCCCTCCACCATCGAGACGCGACAGGATCTCATCTCCGGCCGACTCGAAGCAGCGCTGGACGGTTACGCGGTAGCTACGGTGGCCTATGGAGACACTGACTACACGGTGGAGATCGCCGAGCCCGACGACCGCATCGCGATCACCACCGATCAGCCGCAGATCGGGTTCCCGGTCTCGAAGGACAACCCGGAACTCACAGCGGCCCTGAGCTCTCTGATCGATCAGTATCGCGAAGACGGGACGCTGGCGAGGATCCTCGCCGACTGGGACCTGCCCGAGGACCTTGTGGTCCCGGCTGACGTCGCAGAGCAGACGAACAACGGCTGA